The Phyllopteryx taeniolatus isolate TA_2022b chromosome 2, UOR_Ptae_1.2, whole genome shotgun sequence nucleotide sequence TTATTCACTATGTTGCAGGATTTTGCCttgattatttttccacttttctgTTCCCGAAGACTTTCGACATGTCCAAAATTTGAGATCATCTCACActtcccaaaacaaaaaaaaaagcacaaaaaagcaCGACTACAAAAGCAAAACTGGCTTAAGTTACGCAACCGCGAGTGTCTAGTAAAGTAAACATCGTCAGCTAATTGAATATAGCCGACCACCGCGAGTTAGAATGAACTGTAATTCCTAGCAGGTGGTTAGGATAGAGGGAGGCCGCGGTTGCTCTTTAAATGGCTTCGATGCGCAAACGCTAACAAAATGGGGTCACGACGGGCGGCGTCTCCGCGACTCGACACGCGTCATTTCATTGACACTACTACGGACTCCTTTGGATTGCCGGACAACCGTGAAGCCATCATCCAAACTCAGCCGATCTGGTGACATcggattttcacattttgggacCTTTCAAAGAAAGGGTCAGGGGTCAGCACTTCTCTGATGGCAAACAAGTTAAGACAGAGCGTCACCAACGCGACTTGTTTTGAGCTCCTCCTTGCGGCACGCGTTTTCCTTCCCGCAGGAAGTCGAGATCGAAGCGGACGCGCTCTTCTGACGGTGGACGCCGGAAACGGCGCCGTGTGGTCCAGGCCCGAATGCCGGCGTGGCGAGCTTCTCCGCCTGATGCTCTACTACGCCTCCACGCTCAGGTACCTCGCTTTCGCCCCGCGATGATGTCACTTCCCGTTGCGGTGACGTCGCGTCCTGTCCCCTAGTGCGGCCGACGCTCCCGCCGTGACGGCGCTGGTGGACGCCCGGCGGGCCGCGCCCGCGCCCGCCCTCCTCGCCGCTCTCGAGGCCGTGCAGGTGAGACCGGACGCGGCGGCTCGCGCGACGTGACTCGATTGACAGCTCGGTTGCGCGTGTAGGAGGAGCTTCCGAACCGCCTCCGCAGCGTGTTAGTGCTCATCGACCGGGACGCGGACGCGCCCGTGCGGGTGGACAAACGGACGCAGGTGAcgtctcgtgtgtgtgtgtgtgtgtgtgttgtgtgtgtcgtTTATACAGTACGTGTGCATGCTtttatgcgtgtgcgtgcgcgcaggTGGAGGTGTTGACCTCGCTCGAGTGTCTTGCTGAGCGCGTGGATCTTGATCAGCTTCCGGGAGAGTTTGGAGGTTCTTTCCGCTTCAGTCACAGCAGCTGGCTGGCCTTCCGATACGTcagtacgcacgcacacacacgcgcgcacgcacgctgGCGTCACGATGCGCACGCAATGAGGCACGGGGCGCGTGCGTTGTGTGTCCGCCAGAGAGTGGAGCAGCTGACCAATCAGTGCGAAGACGTCATCCAGCTGCTGCGCAAGAATGTCGACATCATGGAGGACACGCGCCTCCCCGACACCCGCCAGgtacacgcgcacgcacacaggaACACGCAAGGAACACGCAatgcacacgcatacacgcCTACGGTTGTCGTTTCCCAGGATGCCGAGCGTCAGCTGAGCGGCTACCGGGCGTTGATGAGCGGCGTCCTCGGAGACGGCCGATTGGCGCGCTTGCAGCGGGAGGGCGGGACCTCGCTGTCGCTGCTGCGGCGGGACGGCGAGGGCGAGGGCGGCCCTGCGGCGGCGGCTGCGGCGGACGCCGTTTCCCATCTGTACGAGCGGGCGGACGAGCTGCTCCACCGGCTGGTGGCCGTCAACAACGGCAGGACGCGGCAGCTCAACTTCATCCGAGACTTCTGGGCAGCGGCCGACGCCTTCGCGCAGGTGGCTgaccacttcctccagctcttccgggggggatcccgaggcgttcccgggccagccgggcgacgtagtctctccggcgtgtcccgggtcgtccccggggtctcctcccggcgggacgtgcccggaacacctcaccgggtaggcgtccgaatcagatgccccggccgcCTCGtctgcggaggagcagcggctctactctgagcccctcccggatgaccgagcttctcacccgttctcAAAAgtcatttcagaatcagaatcagaatcagaatcatctttatttgccaagtatgtccaaaacacacaaggaatttgtctccggtagttggagccgctctagtacaacagacagtcaatttacagaacactttggagacataaagacattaacaaaaaacaacaacaaacaacaattgtgcaaaaagatgcagagtcctcagttcgaatggctaatatcgcaatagtccggtgcaatgaccattgtgcaaagggcacaagacttcaaggagtgtatgcggtttaaagtgacgagtagtgcgataatctgggacagtggttgtgcaaatgttacagatactcctcaatcagtgtgcaaatggagcagctTGCATCCGGGATCTCCTTCTTTCGGCCACGACCGTAGATCGACCgctaaatcgagagcttcgccttccggcttagctccttctttaccacaaagtccgcaccgatccgcctgtcgatctcccgttccgttcttccctcactcgtgaacaagaccccgagatacttggaactcctccacttggggcggcGAtctcacccttttccgactgaggaccacggtctcagaaaacatgcgtggtaggttaattggcgactctaaattgcccgtcggtgtgaatggttgtttgtttgtttgtttgtttgtttgtgcgccgcgattggctggcgaccagttcggggtgtacgccgcctctcgcccgaagatagctgggagaggcctCCAGCGCGcatgcgacccgcgtgaggagaaacggtacagaaaaaaagaatatacatatatatatatatatgtatatatttattcacACTAACGACagcttgaaaaaaagaaaaatgaggaACACGAAATTGGACACACGAGTTGGTTTTCAGAAAAGCCCCAAAATGTCAAAGGTCATCATTGTGTCCTTTGTGTGGACACTTTTAATGGCACAATCGCTTGACCGCGAAGTGCCCCCAATCAGGTTTTCTGATGTGATGGATAACAAGCAACCCGAGACTCGCATcggtcaaatgaaaaatgtctttCCGTCCGTCTGGAGCGTGATCGATAAACGTGCGTGTGCGTTCCAGGTGAGGGCGTGGATGGAGGGCGAGGGCGAGCTGCGGCTCAGGAGCCTCGGCCGACCGGACGGCTCGCCGGAGGCTCTGCGCCGGAAGCGGCGGGACTTCCGTGACTTCTGCTCCTCGGCACGCGTGGGTTCTCCTTTTTCTTGCTTTCTTGCGTCGAGGCTTCGACGTCCTCCCAAAATTCCGGCCGCTAGTTTCCACCTCGCGGGAATTGCCGCATTTTGCGCAATCCCCCTTTTTCAGACATTCGACAAAAGGTCGCGCCTTGTTCCCGTTCCGAAATTGGAACGACCTTTTGTTCCGCTCATTCGGCACGGCTTCACAACTTAGCCAAAATGTAGAATTGCCGCAGTTTTCTGCATTGAATTTCCAAATACATCTTCCCGCAATCAAAATTCCACATCCGATCCCGGCAGACTTTGTGCAAATCTCGTCACGTCGCTCCTTTTGCTCACAaggcgtgtgcgcgtgcgcgtgcgtgtgcgtagGCCCGCTGCGAGGAAGGCGAGGTTTTGCTGCGCGGTCTGGACCGCTGGCGCCACGTCTGGACTTCGGACCTGCGCGGCTACGAGGTCCGAGTGGGCTCCATGCGGGCTCGGCTCCGAGAGTTCTCGCGGCGCGTGGACGCCGCCGGACGGCAAATCGACAAGGCCGTCGCGCTCTACCGATTCCTGGACCACGTACGTGCATTCTTCGCATTCCTCttcaacaaacacaacaatcgcacggataaacacacacacacacacaataaaagggacacttttgtgtgtgagtattaacgtgtttgtgtgtccatCTACCTGACTTTGTGTACACTGTTTTGcgcgtgtttgtttttttgcgtgcgTTGGAGGTAACGTCCGAGAGACGAAAGGTTTGGCCTCTTTTCTTCGGAGGTTTTGGTCGTAGCGGCTCCCTGCCGTGACGTCGCGCGGTCTCGGACCGATCCTAGCTTCGCCTCGGCGTCCGGAAATTCAGTCCGACGCTTTTCTCCAACTTTCGGCAGTGCGTCGGCCATATTGAACGTGTCAGCTCTGCCCGTACGGAACGGCGCGCTCCGACAACGGCCCGACTTTcccagcctgtgtgtgtgcgcgcggcgTGCGTAGGGGGGTCGTGTGAGCGTGGTCAGGTCAGGAGGCCTCACTCTGCCCGCTTCGGTCACACTCAAGACGCACTCGAGGTACGACACGCTTTCTTCACTTTCtcacgctgtgtgtgtgtgtgtgtgtgtttgtgcgcgcaTGCGAGCATCTTGGCTGAATGCTCTTGATTGATGAGGAGTTCACCGATGTGTCCTGATCACCAGACGCTCACTTccctcgcacgcacgcacgcacggtgAAAAGGAGGTCAGCGCACTCCGGCGCACACGCTTGAATGTTCAGCCGAAGGACTTTAGTTTGATTATTATAAAGTGCTCGTTGTTTTGATCTCTCTTGAGATCTCTACCCAATTAGGAAATCTATTTGTTCTCGGTTTTTAGTGGCGGCCTTCAGGCAACAGTGAAGCAACACGTGTAGACAGACGCTATAACCCTgctcactggcatatattctttatcctctgcgaaaacgCCAAACTATGACGCCTTGCCACGCGATATGAGGAGGAAAACAGGAAGTCACTCTCTTAAACACGGACGTGTTATTCAAGTGTTGTTCAACTTTTGGCATCATTATGTCgttctgagtgtgtgtgcgtgcgtgcgtgcgcgtgcaggCGTACGGCTGGGCGATCAAGAGTCGCCACCGTCTGGCCGCCATCGCCGTGGAGAGGAACATGTCGCCGGAGCAGTGCCGGGCCGCCATTGGTTCCTTGGAGGAGCACGGGCGCCATTACCCTCCGATCCCAGAGGCCGCTTTCCAGGAGATGAAGGCGCTGGCCGACGAGCTGCGGGACGAGCGCGGCCTGCGGCAGCTGAGCTTCGCCCGCGCCACGTGTCGGGAGGCCCGCGCCACGTTCGACAAGAAGATGGCCGACGCGCGGTCGGCTCGAGATTCGGCCCGCGAGCGACGCTCGCGCTTAAGCGCCGCGTCCGCGGAGACGCTCTCGGGGGCCGGCGACGCCGCCCGGAGCCCCCCGGAGGCAGGCCCTCCGTCGGCTCCCGTCGACCCCCGGCGGGGGCCCCTCCTCTGGCGCCTGTTTGGCGGTGACCCCGCCAGGCCCCGCCTCCACTCGTCCGCCGGCTCCACCCCTTGCTCCTTCCCCCGCCTGCTTCGTAAAACGCAAAGCTTCGACTGTCCCGCCGCCGCCGGCCAGAAGGCGTGCCGCTCGGGCCCCCCGGCCCGCGCCCTCGGCGAGCCGGCGCGCAGAGGAAACACGGGCGTGTTCATCCGAGGTTTGGAGGTCAGCAGCACTGAGTGCGCCGAGCGAAACCCGCGCCCCAGGCCCGAAGTCCGGGCGGGGCACGGACGCCGTGGGCCCGGGACGCCGGGGACCCCCGCCGCGCCCGAGAGTCACTCTGCGGAAGGACGGGGTGGCGGAAGGTGGGTTGTTGCCGTGGTTACACGAGTCAAGCTGACGGCTCGGCGCCGTGCTAACAGATCAAATACATTCGGCAACCGGTGGTGGCGCCAGTTGGTTGTTTCCATAGTAACACTCCAGTCAAGGTGACGACGATTGTAACAATCACCTTGCTGTCTGTTggttgttgccatggtaacacaAAGAATTGGCATTCAAATTCAAGTTGAGCGGTTTCAGgtagttgccatggtaacacaAGGCAAACGGGTCCCATGGTTGCTGGCATGGTAACAGGCAAGCTGGTCAGGTaactgttgccatggtaacaaacAAGCCCAGCTGTTGATGAAGAGTGGTTGTTGTTCGTTGCCGCGATGACACAAAATCCGAGCGAAAGGACGTCGGGCGACATACTGAAAGCGTTTTTTGCCCCGGACAGGAAGTTGCGTCACATCGTGGAGGAAATGGTGACCACGGAGCGCAAGTACGTGCGCTCTCTACGCTACGTGATCGATCACTACTTCCCCGAGATGGAGCGCGAAGATCTCCCCCAGGACCTGCGCGGGAAACGCTTCGTGGTCTTCGGGAACCTGGAGAAGCTTCTGGACTTCCACAGCCAGTTCTTCCTGAAAGAACTGGAGGCCTGCTGGAAACATCCGCTGAGGGTGTCGCAGTGCTTCCTCAGACACGTACGACGCCACACGCGCAGACGCGCCGCGGTCGGTGgatgttgtcatggtaacacacAGGCGGTAACAATGTCGAACTGGCAGGCGGTTGCTGTGGTAACGCACTCAACCGGACGCTAGCTGATTGTCGTCACGGTAACATTCAAGCCGATCTCGGGGCGTTGTTGCTACGGCAACACGTCGACCCGGTGTTAGGTGACTGTTGTCACGGCAACGTTCACGTTGATGTCGGGGTCGTTGCTCTGGTAACACACGTCAAACCCACATCGGGTAGCTGTTGTCATAGTAACACGCAGGGCAAAAGGTCAGGCGTTTCTTGCCGTGGTCACAAGTCAAGCTGATGTCAGGTGATCGTTGCTACGGTCACACAAACACGTCCAACGACTGTCATGGTGACGCAGACACAAGTCAAGCTGATCTTtgatggctgtgtgtgtgtgtgttgtacgcACAGGTGTGTCTGTTATGTGACATCATAGTTAGCCTTCTATTGCttgacacgtgtgtgtgtgtgtgtgtagcaggAGCAGTTTAGCCTGTACGCGCTGTACAGTAAAAACAAGCCAAAGTCGGACGCTCTGCTGGCCAATCACGGCCTCGCCTTCTTCAAGGTGGGATGACACTCGGCACGTGACCTTTCAACTCAGCTGACCTGTCACCGGACGTATTGCtgacgcgtgtgtgcgtgcgcagaGGAAGCAGCGCGAGCTGGCCGACAAGATGGACTTGTGTTCGTACCTGCTGAAGCCGGTTCAGCGGATGAGCAAGTACGCGCTGCTGCTGGACGACCTCATCAAGGAAGTGGGCGCGGCGCAAGAGGCGGAGCTCACCTCGCTGCAGAAGGCCGTCGCCATGGTGAAGTTCCAGCTTCGCCACGGCAACGACCTTCTCGCCATGGACGCCATCCGACATTGCGACGTGCGTTTGCATCTCTTCTCGTTTGTTTGAATACGTCGGGACTAGGGATGAGCATCGCTCAGATGGGACTTCTTGAAACGATCCGGAACTTTCATGGTATTCTTCCGCGTTTTACGATCACCACTGGttcattctttttaaataaGTAAACTTGTCTTGCAACTGCAACGACattactgtaaaataaatgcaaacaatGATTTACAGACGTATTTTGTGCAAAAGAAGAGCGTGACGTAGAACTGCAGGAAGACGAGGCGGCGACAGTTGGTGGCGTGTTGAGAGGCAGCCCAAACGCTGGCGTGTGCCGCGCGTTTGCTAGCAAACGCTGGCGTGTGCCGCGCGTTTGCTAAGTGGTTGTTAGCTTGCTCACGATTCACACTAGTTGGTTTTCGTTTTCGCTTTGTCGTTTTCGGGAGGAACCAACCCCCAAAACTCTCTGCCAGTGTATCCCTACTTGATTTAtttccaatgcaattataatgggtgtcaattatccgCGTATTTCTGCTCTTTGAGATGCGGCCGAATAGCGGAGGCCCGCTGTACTTGCCTATTGCTCGCGTACTAGCATGGTACCTCGCATTTTCTCTGTCAACCTTTTCGATTCGCACGTGATGTACTTCTTTGTTCGTATCACACAATGAAACCGGTCCCGCGGACGCCATCCGCGCGTCCCGCTCCAGGCGTGAGCGATCAAACTTTTACACGAGCCCGACGCATCGACCGCTCGTGCCCGGAGAGAGAAACGCAATCAATGCTCAGATGCTGCGCCAGTGTAGCTAAGCCGATTACAACCGTCGGCTTATACGGAACCACGGATCGGATCGTAAAATGCTTGCGCAGGGAGGAGCCAGGCAGGCGCCGGAACGGGCGAGACGGCTCGCCTCCGATTGAGAAAATGCATTTTGGACGAATCTCGAAACTTGATTGCGAGTTATCGGCGAAGTCCGAGGTGCGAAAGAACGTTTGTATAGCCTGagtcaatcaaaactaaatttgaataatttttgcAAGACCGTTAACACAATCGTTGTGGGTGGAGCTTACCGATAATCCGGTCTTGAAAAAGGGCCAGTTCAATACCGGGACTCGGTCCACATCCCTAGTCCAGACCGAGTCGCGATAATAAGATGGtcgtaataataacaataagaaGAAATAATACGGCTGAGGCTGGCTGCAGGTCAACCTGAAGGAGCAGGGTCAGCTGCTGCGCCAGGACCAGTTCACCGTCTGGACCGGGAGGAGGAAGTGCGAGAGGCGGGTCTTCCTGTTTgacgagctgctgctcctcagCAAAGCCAAGAAGATGGACGGACGCCTCGACATCTTCGTATACAAACACTCCTTCAAGGTACGCGCTTGCCAAGTCCGCCTCACTTCCTGTTCCTTATTTCCTGTTCTTCACTTGGTTACTTTCTGCACTGCGCTTCCGTCACTTCATGCTCTTCATTTCCTGTTACTTGTAGCGCTTTGTTTTCTGTCACTTCCTGGTCCTCACTGTTACTTCCTGttagtttcttcacttcctgcccTTTGTTTCTTGTCGCTTTCTGCTTTTCATTCCATCTCTTCTTGCACTTCGCTTTCTGTCACTCGCTGTTCCTCACGTCCTCCTCACtacctgcacttttttttcctcaattcgtGCCTCTCTCACTCAACGACGCACTTCAGACGGCGGACTTGGGTCTGACCGAGTCGAGGGGAGACGACGGTCTTTGCTTTGCGATTTGGTTCCGGAGGAGGACGTCCAAGAACCAGACACTGACCCTGCAGGCCGCCAGCGCCGACGTTAAACGCGCCTGGACGCACGAGCTGACCAGAATCCTCTGGACGCAGGCCACCAGGAACAAAGGTGAGAACGGCGCCTGCCGaccgcgcgcgcgcacgcacgcacacggagTGAGCCGCCCGCTGCGCATGTGTGCAGAGGCGCGTCTGAAGGAGATGCTGTCCATGGGGGTGGGCAACAAGCCTTATTTGGACATCCGGCCCAGCGCCGCCGCCATCAGCGACCGAGCCGTTCACTACATCACCGGGACACGAGGTACGCCCTCCGCTCGCCTTGCACGCCTCCATTAAGGCCTTTGAACCCTTTTGAATGCAAATGACAATGGGCCGCCTTCACAAATAAACGCGGAGAAATGTTCTTACTCCGCGTATACGTAAACCATCGTTGGATTTGTGACACGTGCGCACCGGCcactttgcttcttttttttggacGAACGGTTTTCGTTTCTATTGGCCCCCAGGTGCAAGGACTCGAGCGTCCATCGCCGTGTCGGCCTCCGATCGCGCCGACCCTTTCAAGCGCGTGGCGCCGACCTCCGACCCTTCGTCGTCCAGCTTGCTGGGCTCCCTCAACCTGCACGTGTTCCACCACGAGCCGCCGGGGGGCGCCGCGGTCCCCGCGGCAGGCGACGCCGCCTTCGGCACGTCGCCGTGTATCGAGGAAGACGAGCGGGAGCACGAGACCGCCAGCCAGCCCTCCATGAGTATgttgaaaaaaacacattgacacaacGAGCAAATCACATTGGCACCCGTGCCCAACTTTGGCATCTGtgtcgacaaaaaaaaagatttggctAGTTAATGAAAActtgaagtgaaattggacGGTTCCCTGCAGCACACCTGACCTTCTCTCGTGTCGTCCGGCAGCCACAGAAAGTTCCGGCTCGTCGTCTCGTCGCCTTTCGGGGTCGACGGGCTCCGACTCGGGCTGCGCCTCCTCCTCCCGCCTCCCGGACCCGAGCTCCGCCTCGTCCTCTCGCTCCTCCCGGAAACCTGAGTCGTCACGCGCACGCACGCTTCCCATTTGAGTGACATCACTTCCCGAAAGGGCCGCTCGTCCTCAGGGGGCGGAGTCCGTCGCCGACCCGCTTCGGACGCTTCCTGTCGACGAGGCCTGCGGTTGCCGTGGCGACCTGAGGGACAAATGTCCTAAAGGCTGCTTTTTCACACACTTTGAAGACAGTTCCTGAACGCACCGccgttgtttgttgtttgtgcgtCTGCTGCCACTTTTCttacatgaattaaaaacaagGACTGACTCATTTTGTCTAGCTCGGTGATTTTCAAATTTCAACCCAAAAAATGATTGGCTGTCCAAGTAGCACTACAATGAGCAACGTTAAAATACACCAGCGTAGTAGTAGTAGGCATATGACggcatgtatggcaggttggacactaaaagtaggagaaaaggatctatacaggttggccagacagacggatagagatgggaaggatgggaagtgtgatgtttgtgtgtgatggAGGGTGGAGGCATTCACTGGAAAGGAGGTGGAATGAAGATGAAGTAGAAGACAGAAGATATGTGCATGAaggagaggggtggtgggggaagagcgaggctacagggagaagatgatgaggatggagctgccaggcaagagagcgagaggaagagcaaagagaaggtcgatggatgtcgtgagggaagacatgagggcggttggtgttggagaggaggatgcgggagatgggacaagccaaaaggaaaagaagaagaagagcatgACCTTCTCATCgacgatgacatcatcatgtgAAGAAAAGTGACTTCATCACATTTTGTGATAAAAGTCTTTATTATTTGGCAGACTATTCTTCATCCACTCCACAATGTGAGGCTCGCGTAACACCTGACAGGACGTGACAGCATGTCAGATCATGTGACCCACACGTGAGCAGTCACGCGGTCAGGTTAGCGGTCAGGCGTCTGCTCCGGTGGCCACGTGCCAGACGGTTGGCATCGCTCAGAAGTTGCTCTGCTGCAGACAGCGGCACCCGCAGCCGGCCGGGCACTGGTCCCGCTTCCGGAACCAGTCCATCATGTGAGCCGTGTGACCGCCGTGGCCGCAGCTGAGGCAGAAGTGGGAGGAGCCTCGCACAGCCACGTGACACACGGCGCACTGGAAGCTCACACGCTTGCACGCCGCGCACTGCGCGCTGCGACTTGGACTGCCGCAGTGGCAGCACAACACGCACAAttctgaaatgacaaaaaaccaGGCGCCGAAAGTCAGCACGGGTATCGTAAAGGAAGCTAGCATGGATGTCAAACAGGAAGTTAGCCCAGATGTTATACAGGAAGTTAGCACGAACATCAAACAGCCAATTGGCACGGGTGTTGAACAGGAAATTAGCACTGGCGTCACCagttctgttcataacttttatggacagaatttctaggcgcagccgaggcgtagagggggtccggtttggtggcctcagtattacatctctgagagagggtgagaagctcggtcatccgggaggatctcagagtagagccgctgctccttcacatcgaggggaaccagatgaggtggctggggcatctgattcggatgcctcccggacgcctggtgaagtgttccgggcaagtcccaccgggaggagaccccggggatgacccaggacacgctggagagactacgtccttcggctgtcctgggaacgccttgggatccccccggaagaattggatgaagtggctggggagagggaagtctgggcgtccctgccaaagctactgcccccgcgacccgacctcggataagcggtagaaaatggatgatggacaAACAGGAAGTTAGCACGGACGTCGAAAAGGAAGCTAGCACGGGTGTCAAACACGAAGTGATCCCGGGTTTAGAAACGGAAGtttgcacaggtgtcaaacaggAAGTTAGCACGAACAACAAACAGGAAGTTAGCACGGACGTCGAAAAGGAAGCTAGCACGGGTGTCAAACACGAAGTTAGCGCGGGCGTCGAACAGGAAGCGAGCGCGGACGGGGCCGTACCGACTTGTTGGTGCGGCTCGGGCGGGCAGGAAGCGAACTTGAGCACGTCGGCCCGTTTGTCTCGGAGGTCCCAGCGGTACAAAATTTCAGCGTAGCATTTCTTGAAGTCGTCAAACTGCGGCGTGTTGCTCGGGTCCAAAAGACTGCGGGCAAGAGGAAGTGACATCACCACGGCGGCAGCAACACAGGAAGTGATATCACCGGCGGGGTGCCACCTTTTGTTCATGTCGTGTCGCTCGCACTCTCGTTCCCGTGGGTCTGTGTGTCCCTGGTTGCCGTGGCGACCGCCTTCAGGGGAGTCGCTGCGGGCGTTGGCGTGTTCCGGGTCGAGTCGACCCCCGAACGTCAGCGTCGACTCGCCGAGGGCGGTCTGAACAAACGGCACGTGACATCAC carries:
- the plekhg4 gene encoding rho guanine nucleotide exchange factor 40 isoform X1; its protein translation is MAWLDSVNVERPGVSGPRRRLLSAQRDVFRVTSPEDAGGDAGPEADRRAARGESEESEGGYVAVTEMRLPRFSPQEGSLTQAVARDGTGHRTHTPSDRVPSGRRSRDPAAPNAQTERRQWTKASEQRRRGGEDADEDVLRWEKDETATGGEREREERRDRTEAAGKPGAAEAAPRREVRPTIRTGSGRGGDGGKKQAKGGPEGQEEKDSYFEKTTHARDPCPEKWRRRNTDAQDFGSQTLPQNIHTGDSYSEKLPQQNIHTEDFYSEKLPEQIQTEGSYSEKLPEQIPTEDSYSEMLPQQNIHTEDFYSEKLSEQIQTEGSYSEKLPEQTHNEDSYSENLPQKNIHIEDSYSEKLPQQNIHTEDFYSEKFPEQIQTEGSYSEKLPEQTHNEDSYSENLPQKNIHIEDSYSEKLPQQNIHTEDFYSETLPEQIQTEGSYSEKLPEQIPTEDSYSEKLPQQNIHTEDFYSEKLPEQIQTEGSYSEKLPEQIPTEDSYSEMLPQQNIHTEDFYSEKLPEQIQTEGSYSEKLPEQTHNEDSYSENLPQQNIHNEDFYSEKLPEQIHAEDFCSEKLPVQNIHNEDFHSETVQTKIHTEGSYCEKLPEQIQQMHSLAEDSYFEDGLAPVSIAARTKDSYCERKWQHGESYQSLASFQSGFSRMLLRSGVIALPGSRDRSGRALLTVDAGNGAVWSRPECRRGELLRLMLYYASTLSAADAPAVTALVDARRAAPAPALLAALEAVQEELPNRLRSVLVLIDRDADAPVRVDKRTQVEVLTSLECLAERVDLDQLPGEFGGSFRFSHSSWLAFRYVSTHAHTRAHARWRHDAHAMRHGARALCVRQRVEQLTNQCEDVIQLLRKNVDIMEDTRLPDTRQDAERQLSGYRALMSGVLGDGRLARLQREGGTSLSLLRRDGEGEGGPAAAAAADAVSHLYERADELLHRLVAVNNGRTRQLNFIRDFWAAADAFAQVRAWMEGEGELRLRSLGRPDGSPEALRRKRRDFRDFCSSARARCEEGEVLLRGLDRWRHVWTSDLRGYEVRVGSMRARLREFSRRVDAAGRQIDKAVALYRFLDHAYGWAIKSRHRLAAIAVERNMSPEQCRAAIGSLEEHGRHYPPIPEAAFQEMKALADELRDERGLRQLSFARATCREARATFDKKMADARSARDSARERRSRLSAASAETLSGAGDAARSPPEAGPPSAPVDPRRGPLLWRLFGGDPARPRLHSSAGSTPCSFPRLLRKTQSFDCPAAAGQKACRSGPPARALGEPARRGNTGVFIRGLEVSSTECAERNPRPRPEVRAGHGRRGPGTPGTPAAPESHSAEGRGGGRKLRHIVEEMVTTERKYVRSLRYVIDHYFPEMEREDLPQDLRGKRFVVFGNLEKLLDFHSQFFLKELEACWKHPLRVSQCFLRHQEQFSLYALYSKNKPKSDALLANHGLAFFKRKQRELADKMDLCSYLLKPVQRMSKYALLLDDLIKEVGAAQEAELTSLQKAVAMVKFQLRHGNDLLAMDAIRHCDVNLKEQGQLLRQDQFTVWTGRRKCERRVFLFDELLLLSKAKKMDGRLDIFVYKHSFKTADLGLTESRGDDGLCFAIWFRRRTSKNQTLTLQAASADVKRAWTHELTRILWTQATRNKEARLKEMLSMGVGNKPYLDIRPSAAAISDRAVHYITGTRGARTRASIAVSASDRADPFKRVAPTSDPSSSSLLGSLNLHVFHHEPPGGAAVPAAGDAAFGTSPCIEEDEREHETASQPSMTTESSGSSSRRLSGSTGSDSGCASSSRLPDPSSASSSRSSRKPESSRARTLPI
- the plekhg4 gene encoding uncharacterized protein plekhg4 isoform X6 — protein: MAWLDSVNVERPGVSGPRRRLLSAQRDVFRVTSPEDAGGDAGPEADRRAARGESEESEGGYVAVTEMRLPRFSPQEGSLTQAVARDGTGHRTHTPSDRVPSGRRSRDPAAPNAQTERRQWTKASEQRRRGGEDADEDVLRWEKDETATGGEREREERRDRTEAAGKPGAAEAAPRREVRPTIRTGSGRGGDGGKKQAKGGPEGQEEKDSYFEKTTHARDPCPEKWRRRNTDAQDFGSQTLPQNIHTGDSYSEKLPQQNIHTEDFYSEKLPEQIQTEGSYSEKLPEQIPTEDSYSEMLPQQNIHTEDFYSEKLSEQIQTEGSYSEKLPEQTHNEDSYSENLPQKNIHIEDSYSEKLPQQNIHTEDFYSEKFPEQIQTEGSYSEKLPEQTHNEDSYSENLPQKNIHIEDSYSEKLPQQNIHTEDFYSETLPEQIQTEGSYSEKLPEQIPTEDSYSEKLPQQNIHTEDFYSEKLPEQIQTEGSYSEKLPEQIPTEDSYSEMLPQQNIHTEDFYSEKLPEQIQTEGSYSEKLPEQTHNEDSYSENLPQQNIHNEDFYSEKLPEQIHAEDFCSEKLPVQNIHNEDFHSETVQTKIHTEGSYCEKLPEQIQQMHSLAEDSYFEDGLAPVSIAARTKDSYCERKWQHGESYQSLASFQSGFSRMLLRSGVIALPGSRDRSGRALLTVDAGNGAVWSRPECRRGELLRLMLYYASTLSAADAPAVTALVDARRAAPAPALLAALEAVQEELPNRLRSVLVLIDRDADAPVRVDKRTQVEVLTSLECLAERVDLDQLPGEFGGSFRFSHSSWLAFRYVSTHAHTRAHARWRHDAHAMRHGARALCVRQRVEQLTNQCEDVIQLLRKNVDIMEDTRLPDTRQDAERQLSGYRALMSGVLGDGRLARLQREGGTSLSLLRRDGEGEGGPAAAAAADAVSHLYERADELLHRLVAVNNGRTRQLNFIRDFWAAADAFAQVRAWMEGEGELRLRSLGRPDGSPEALRRKRRDFRDFCSSARARCEEGEVLLRGLDRWRHVWTSDLRGYEVRVGSMRARLREFSRRVDAAGRQIDKAVALYRFLDHQEQFSLYALYSKNKPKSDALLANHGLAFFKRKQRELADKMDLCSYLLKPVQRMSKYALLLDDLIKEVGAAQEAELTSLQKAVAMVKFQLRHGNDLLAMDAIRHCDVNLKEQGQLLRQDQFTVWTGRRKCERRVFLFDELLLLSKAKKMDGRLDIFVYKHSFKTADLGLTESRGDDGLCFAIWFRRRTSKNQTLTLQAASADVKRAWTHELTRILWTQATRNKEARLKEMLSMGVGNKPYLDIRPSAAAISDRAVHYITGTRGARTRASIAVSASDRADPFKRVAPTSDPSSSSLLGSLNLHVFHHEPPGGAAVPAAGDAAFGTSPCIEEDEREHETASQPSMTTESSGSSSRRLSGSTGSDSGCASSSRLPDPSSASSSRSSRKPESSRARTLPI